The sequence GTTATTGATTCAAAACAATTAAaactattttagaaaaaaaaacatgATCAAATGAAATACTTTTTAACTCCCAAACAGTAATAGTGCCACATAAAGACTGGAACACAAGGAAATACTAAGCTAAACATAATAAAACCAAAGGACAAAGATCTTACATGTTAAAGCAGCCTTGGCACTTAACATCCTACAGAGAAAACAAAGCCACACATAAATTATAAAATCCAAAAACAATTCATAAACAGGAAATCATTTTCACATTGGAAAAAAAATGTACCATGAAGAAAGAGTTAGGAGACTGAACAAGACGTTTGAGCTTATGCTTCCTCTTTTCAACATCTGCTGGCGGGTTCAACGAATCGTAATCATTTGAAAGAacctataaaatttaaaattagcaGATATAATTAAGCAAATTAAAATCGTAATCATTTGAAAGCACATATAAATTTCAAAATAAGCAGATATAATTAAGCAAATTATATAatcgttaagaaaattgaaatcGAGATCGAGACGGCAAGTCACCATTTTCGCAAGATGAAATGAGAGTGAGGGGAGGCTGTGTGTTGCGCCACAAGCAGCGAAGATGGAGATGGTGTGAGAGAGGGTAAGAATTAGGGTTTTGTGGAATATATAGTGTGTGGCGAATGTTGTGGGCCGTGGATTTGTAGTAGGTGTTAATCTGGGCCGTCATTTAAGGTTTCTTGCTCTTTAAGGGCTTTGAGTTTAGGTTTTTTTCCATTCGCCGACTTCACACATTACTGCTTTCCTCTTTATATTTCCACAATTTTCTCTTTTTACCccataattattatttatttatttttggtcaAAGGGAAAATTTTGTAtacgtagacatgtgatttttgaccctccccaatattttttatattttagcatgtaaatatttagtttaggcctaatataactatttcaactatttttaacttttttactttattttcgtcttaaaaatggaaaatacgaaaaaatatatttttagcttacgtatctttcataaatttaaataaaaatatacaaaaatagtacttatttttatctttatataattttgaaaataaaaaaatatataatagtttcatgttagccTTTGGCATGaggtagtatttttatcttactttaaaatgagtcaattaaggtgttggatcataattttaagagttttagaacccaattcttGGCCTAattcggattagtccattaagcctagggacccttctagactcttctttggaataaaaaaacaaataaagaagacccTAAGAACTTAATAAAAAAGACCTAGGGATTAATGGGCAAAATACACAAAGatacacctaaacctagactctacatATAAATGAgcttaaaaaaatcaaaagagaaagagaaaaaaggcTGAACGAAAAAGCTGAAAAGCTGCGCAAGGAACGACCCCTCCCCCCCTCGGATCGTCTTCTCCGACCCCCTCTCGCctgttcatttttcttcagcGTTTTGAACAGAAAACGACCCCGACTccatcttctccaaacgacccccccccccccccttgagTCTTCTTCTTCAGTAGCATAAGCCCAAAACAATAACTCCTCGCCGAAAAACCAGAAACCCACTGCCTTATCCAGGAGTTTTGTGCGTTGCCACTGCTTTGCCATATTTTCCGGTGAGTTTCGAGTTCGTCGAGGTCCCTCTGAAGATCGTCTTCTTCGCAACCCCTGAAACCAACAACACCCAACAACGAAAAGAGGCAAACAACGTTGACCATGGTTGCTTGAAACTCGTCAGAAAAACGAGCCCCATCAGCTCGTCGGATTTACGAGCTCCAGACGCAGCCTCTAAAACCAACGACACACAACAACCAACTTCTCCATAGCTACCAAGCTCCATCACAAGCTCAAACAAGAAAACAACCACGACACACGTACTCGCTGAAAACAGTAAGGAGTTCACAAGCTCGTTTAACACTTTTCCGGCGAGTCTCGAGTTTTTCTGGTCGAGTTTCAATGACTATTCTGTTGGTTCCTTGTCGAGGTTGAATCCATCTTGGAGTTCGTTTGCGAGATCCGTACAGCACCATATATTGAAGTGTCGGGTTCGTCGAGGTCCCTGGTGCAAGCTTTCCGTTTAGTCGTTGATTCGAGTTTGCCGCTGAGGTCGTCATCGAGTTTTCTGGTCAGTAAAGGTCCTGCTAGCATCGCCAACGTATGTTCCGGTCGAGCGCTGGTCAGTTGTTGGCTTGCCGTTCAAGGCCCGTTGGGATCCTTCTCACTATTTTAGATTTCTCTGTACTAGAAGACTTCAGTTTTTTAATTAAAAGGTCAGTTCCTTCCTTCACCGCATTACTCCATTTTCGAATAGTTTTGATAGACTTTGCTGGTGCACCGCTGCTTCATTTTCATTGATGCTTGTTTTAGAATAACGTATATCATTAGTAGTGTACGCCTTAACTGCTGATGTTTGGTTGTCTCTGTGAATTAACTTTCGTTGTGTG is a genomic window of Nicotiana tabacum cultivar K326 chromosome 16, ASM71507v2, whole genome shotgun sequence containing:
- the LOC107808170 gene encoding small ribosomal subunit protein eS27y, whose protein sequence is MVLSNDYDSLNPPADVEKRKHKLKRLVQSPNSFFMDVKCQGCFNITTVFSHSQTVVVCGNCQTVLCQPTGGRARLTEGCSFRRKGD